From a region of the Zingiber officinale cultivar Zhangliang chromosome 10B, Zo_v1.1, whole genome shotgun sequence genome:
- the LOC122030332 gene encoding oxygen-evolving enhancer protein 3-2, chloroplastic-like, producing MAQAMASMAGLRASSQALLEGSLQVSGSSRLSIPGGSRVAIARPGFVVRAQQQVPSEGDAAAVQSGRRAVLGLVAAGIAGASFTKDVLALKSIKIGPPPPPSGGLPGTKNSDEPREVDRPLKERFYIQPLPPTAAAARAKDSAKDIINVKPLIDKKEWPYVMNDLRLKAGILRFDLNTVISAKSKEEKKLLKDLTGKLFAAIDGLDHAAKIKSTPEAEKYYATTKTLLDDVLSKLG from the exons ATGGCGCAGGCGATGGCTTCCATGGCGGGCTTACGGGCTTCGTCGCAGGCGCTGCTCGAGGGGAGCCTTCAGGTGAGCGGCTCGAGCAGGCTATCCATCCCCGGCGGGAGCCGCGTGGCTATCGCGCGGCCTGGGTTCGTCGTCCGAGCCCAGCAGCAAGTTCCGTCCGAGGGAGACGCCGCCGCCGTCCAGAGCGGCCGCCGCGCCGTGCTTGGACTCGTGGCTGCAGGAATCGCCGGCGCTTCCTTCACCAAGGACGTGCTCGCCCTCAAGTCCATCAAAATCGGACCGCCGCCTCCGCCCTCTGGCGGCCTCC CCGGGACCAAAAACTCCGATGAGCCGCGAGAAGTGGACCGACCGCTGAAGGAGAGATTCTATATTCAACCTCTACCTCCAACTGCAGCAGCTGCAAGGGCGAAAGACTCGGCCAAGGATATCATTAATGTTAAGCCATTGATCGATAAGAAGGAATGGCCCTATGTTATGAACGATCTCCGCCTCAAGGCAGGAATTTTGCGTTTTGATCTCAACACCGTCATCTCTGcaaagtcaaaggaggagaagaagctgCTTAAGGATCTCACTGGAAAGCTCTTTGCAGCCATCGATGGG CTTGATCATGCTGCAAAGATCAAGAGCACTCCAGAAGCTGAGAAATATTATGCAACCACCAAAACTCTCCTTGATGATGTCCTCTCCAAGTTGGGCTAG